From the genome of Diorhabda carinulata isolate Delta chromosome 2, icDioCari1.1, whole genome shotgun sequence:
TGTTTAGAACAcgttttctattgaaatgaatatttttgggataaaaaaattaaaacgaaccaccactactaataataatttcaatgtaaataaagCGACGTCACAACCAGCCGTCATATTGTCTTGAGTGACAATAATATTGtgttatttacattaaaattattatcagtagaggtgttttattttcattttgtaggccattttaattaaaaaaagcaGTCGAAACAAACAATTGTCTATATACAAATGAAGTAAAATGTTTGTTCATTCACCACGACAATATGGCCGACGTTTCAAATCACGTAACACGAAATAATCTCTATGACAGCTTGTTGTGACGTCATTCCGCAGTTACTTATACTAAATAGTGTTTATTTACCTTTTAGAgaatttcttattgttttttagTACTCGGAtacgaaaatattcaaaatatacgtcGGCACGGCTTTCGGTCTCGTAATTCTTTTCATAGCTGcgataattttttggaatagCAGCGTTTCCAAAAACTCTTCAAAGATAAGATATCCGGAAAATTACTCATATAGATCGAGGTCGAGAAGAAGAATGGTAACCGACGAAGAAAATCCGTTATTAAAACCTCCAAcaacaaacgaaaaaatgaGAAGAAGCTCTCCCCCAGCAGTACCACCACctgatttttgattttatatttttttggttaagtTTTATTTACACTATATGTATTTCTATAGATTTGATTAATAAACGCtctatacaattattttaagtttgtattttaaatattcattctaTTAGATAGTCCAAAACAATCAAAAGAGCAATTCATTCTGATATACCTAAATCGAGTTTGGTGGAATATatcgaaattaaaattaaaagatctatGCTGTTTCTGTTGTTTTGTTTATCTGTGAATCGATAGAACGATTCAAAAGgaacattttaatatattattatctcTTGTTTACAACTTTATcaacagttttatttattaaagacTAAAAATTATCGTTTCATAACGTGCAATATCATACTCCGATTACTCACGCGCCCTCTGTTCATTAATCTAAATACTAAAACAGCAGGTCTAGATTTAAGTACTTTGCAATTAACTCGGATTTTGGTGCATGATATCGAAAGgatattatactttttattaaaagaattgAGATTATAGTTATCACAATAATTTGTCATTTATAATAAACTATTCAAATCATCTGAGGTGTTTGTAATGATAATGATAGGTATATTTAGTTTATCTATGGTTGTACGTCATACTTTTGTTATTAATACAACATGGCGTTAATTCTTGTTGTTGTAAATACATCGgtcaatttttaatatgtacTTTGATAGCAACTCAAATAATTGGCAACACTGATGATTTCCTAATATGAATATATACAATGAACTAAAAAGTTCAAACTAATTATTATTCCAACGTAGGGGAAACCCTGAAATAACAGAATAAAAGAGACTTTCTCTTGCATTATTTGACAGAAATTGGTTGGATAGTCAACATAGAGGGGATGGATAACAATCGTTCAGTTGAACTCAAAAAATTCTGTGTTTTGGAAGAGCAGAGGTTACAACGACAGACCTTCTGGATGGATGAGTGAGTACAATTACAAacaaatttgtaattattttattgtttaaagtCAAGTATTAGTTATGATGCCAATAAATTTCTTTCAGATTTGCTTGCTTCAATGTTATCATTGGCTTATTCTTTTACCAAATCTGATAATGACAACAGGTCTAACCAACTGAATCCTAACAATGGTGTTTACTGGTCATCTCGAGGACAAAGTAAACCgtaaattttctcattttctttacATGAGTGTGACTTTTTAAACTTATAATGTCtggtttctttttaaataaagattTGTGCAACTCaatgtttttttccattttttcatctattttttgtataatttgatatgATTTTGAATCATTATGATGGTGTATATACAGATTTTTAACAACTTACATGTACTATTTAAACTTCTTTCATTGCTTTATACATTCATGTATTATGAATTAATGTGAAAAGTTTTCTGTGAGAATTATTGTTTAAAGAGTTTGGGCTTTGGGAAATTTTGgaccattttaaaaataaatgaaattaacaaaagaaacgaacttaattttgaaaaaaaagtcaaaattttctGTAAGCATCATTCAATTCTACTTGAAGGGTTGTTAATTTGGTCGTTGGGACGTTTTGGCcattttaaaatgttgtagGGCCCCAAATTGGCTATGAAAATATcacataaattaaattaacaaaaataaagaaatgaattttgaaaaaaagtcaaaattctCAGTAGAATGCATTCAATTCTACTTGAAGGTTGTAGGTTTGGTTTTACGGATATTTTGGACACTTTTAAATGGTAGTAGGGCTCCAAATTAgctatgaaaatatcaaataaatgaaattaagacctgaattttgaaaaagtcaAAATCTTCAGTACAAATCTTAGGGACATTTTGTACCCTTTTAAAAGATAGTAGGACCCCTATTTGGCTATAAAAACATCACATAAATGAAGTTGAAGGAAATTGACAActggattttgaaaaaaaaaatgtaaaattctcAGTTGAAATTATTAGATTCTACTTGAAGGGTTGTTAGTTGGGTCTTAGAGACATTTTGGACCCTTAATTGGCTATAAAAACATCACATAAATGAAGTAAAAGGAAATTGAcaactgaattttgaaaaaaagtcaaaataaagttgattaaaatacattttgataaactaatttatttccatatacttattgttattttacaaaatcttatacattaaatacataaacacaaattttgaagcgtcaaaaatgaaaaaatttccacCCCAAAAAGTGAAATATCTCCCAATTACATAAACAAGTGAAAAgggtaaataattaaatgagaTCGGCCACATTCATAGGCATCTCGTCTATCTGTGTGGAATAATATTGTTCGATATCCCTTAGAATTCTTATATCATCAGATTTAACGAAATTAATGGCAACACCCTTTCTGCCGAACCTTCCTGATCTACCTATACGATGAATGTACAACTCACGATTATTCGGCAAATCATAGTTTATGACTAAACTGACTTGTTGTACGTCGATCCCTCTCGCCCATACGTCAGTAGTTATCAAAACTCTACTTTGACCAGATCTaaatatgaaaatcaaaatctaaaatgctgttaaaaaattattaaatacgcCTGTATACCTGAATTCTTTCATTATGTTGTCTCTTTCTTTCTGAGGCATGTCTCCGTGCATAGAACTAACTGTAAAGTTGTTCTCTCTCATTTTTTCCGTAAGCCAATCAACCTTTCTCTTCGTATTACAGAAAATAACTGCTTGGGTGATGGTTAGAGTATCATAGAGATCACACAAGGTATCGAATTTCCATTCCTCCCTTTCCACGGCTACGAAAAACTGCTTGATTCCTTCCAAAGTCAATTCATCACTACaaatgtttggaaaataaattggaagttattgaattttgaataaaaagtcaGATGTTTATGAGGAAAATTATAATACACTTGAGAAATAGATAATGGATTTTGGGTACTTtgattaaaagtaataattgcACTGGACTTTAAATTTTCCATAAGTTAATGTTTCATATCCGGTTGAAAGGGCAGAAGGACAATGTTATTGTAAATGTTGCTGTAAAGGTATAGTaccaatttaaaattaaatttagtttattgaaaatGGGGAAAAATCAGAAAACAGAAAGAAAgtagtaaaaaataagaaaatagtgTATTTACTATATGTATCatcagaaatttcaacttatattaaacaaaaatgaacataaatcagaaaaataatcgaaaaatgaaaggaaaataatCAAGAAccaataaaatatagaaaattgtgTTCAGTATATTTATCAACGTTAAATCCAATTTACACTAACAGAAAATGggtaaaaatcaaaaaaatgatcaaaaaacaaaaagaaagtagcaaaaatgagaaaaatataggaaatagtATGTTCAGTAAACTTAAACTGTTTTTCATGgatataaatctaaaaaaaaaaacaaaaaaggtgCCCCCCACTcataaatttgatgaatattaACCTACCCTCATCATGCTAGTTCagaaaatacataaattatatgCAAAAATCGtaaacaatgaaacaaaatgATGCTTACCGCTTTACTAGAATCCGAATAGGATCTGTCATGAATTTTGAagtaatttccaaaatttcgtgAGGCAAAGTTGCCGAAATGAGTACCACTTGTGTCGACGGGGgtaaaaatctataaacatCGTAAATTTGTTCCTTAAAACCCTTATTTAACATCTCATCTGCTTCGTCTAGAACTAACATCTTAACAGATCTTGTTCTTAAAGCTCTCCGTCTGATCATATctgtaaaattaataaaataataatattgtaccattaatatataattcaaactCACCATATACTCTACCGGGTGTTCCACTTACAACATGCTGACCGTAATCAAGTTTTCTGATATCTTCACCAAGATTTGTTCCTCCGATACAAGCATGGCATTGTACATTCATAAAATCTCCTAAAGCTAGAATAACTTTTTGGATTTGTACTGCTAATTCCCTAGTAGGCGATAAACACAAGACTTGCGTTTCTCTCATTGTTAAATCCAAAGCttgtaaaattgaaatagaaaatgtagCAGTTTTACCGGTACCAGATTGTGCTTGAGCTATAACATCTCTACCTTTCATAATAGGTTTTATAGCCCTTTGTTGGATTGCGGATGGTTTTTCAAAACCTAAACGAGGTTAGTGATTGTAAATAAGTTTGACCTACATTCTTAAACTTACCATATGCGAAGATGCCACGAAGTAGCTCTTCCTTTAAGTTCATATTCTTGAATTTATCGATAACTTCAACATCTTCGCTAGTTTCGAATTCGACGTTGGACAAATCTTCGAAAACTGATGCGCCTCTTTTAGCAACAGCCATTTTcactaatattttttacgttcttatgtcgaatatatttaaaaagtcaCTTTTCAATGTTATCTAAATTGGCATAAAAactctttattttatataaaatacttttaacaaGTATAATCCAACATGAACGAATAATATACTATGTATTATTTCGTACCACTAAaccaaaatatgaaatgtcTGCTAACTACGTCTTGTCAACTGTCATACTACCAACgtaaaatatttgaggttttttgattttttcctcattttggGTGCATTCCATTAAGCACTCACGACAATCACGTTCACGAACACGATCTTTCTTGTTCCACCTAGTCAATCGTAATCCCAAGTAGAATGGTTATTTTGAGcattgagataaatattaaggaatggcaaaacaaaaaaaataaagcaagaGCTTTAAGAGGTTATAATATGATTTATAAGTTATTGAATTGTTTTAGTTGACTGTTTAACTGATTTACATTGAAGTAAAATCAACATAACTTCTGCGgagatagtaaaatatttggtggtgCGTCACAAGAATATCTCCAAAGTACTTATACCGCATCAAATATTGAGATGAGACGACCCACCTCTTGGCAAGGGTTGTCGTGAACGTTATGAGTGATGCTCTCGCCACGACTACAATAATCGTAGTCGCAATGTGGAACGTCCAAAAGAATATTTCAGGCGCCATGAACGCTTAGTGGAACGCACCGATAAACGAGTCCAATTAGAATTTAAAGAGAAGAAAAAGTCTAACCTACATAGATTTATTCCttctcattattttaatatttgcaaATAGTAAAAATGAGCAGAAAAGAAGCATTATCTTCGTTTATTCAACAAATTCACGGTAGACCAGTTGTAGTAAAACTGAATAGTGGAGTTGATTACAGAGGTAAAACATAATTGATACCACCATGATTATAATCTTGAATGTAACTTGTTTTTAGGAGTTCTTGCTTGTCTAGATGGATATATGAACATAGCTTTGGAACAAACCGAAGAATATGTTAATggacaattaaaaaataaatttggagaTGCTTTTATTAGAGGAAacaatgttttatatataagtaCCCAGAAGAGGCGTTACTAATATTAATGTATTTATTGTAAggtatatataagaataaaaaatttttttctatattcatttttttaacattagtGAATGTTTGTTactgacaaaaattttttaattacaaagtCTATAGATTAGAAGTggattgaataaaaattaactagaGGTGGGAAAGTCACGAAAAACACGTTTCAAAAGAATCATTTAGTAAGAACTAGTACCAAATTAGATGATTAggaaataaaactataaaaccttctatttttatcacaatttcaataacaaattaacaaaacagaGTAATACGAATAAGTGAAACAAGAAAATGGAATTATACGTAACAGATCGGCCATTTTGCATGTATGgtacacaaaatatttatcctCATTATTAACGTGTAAATCTTATGAGACACACTCtgtattatttgattttaagcAGTGATTTAAAGTGCcggtattaataaaaaaatgtaaataattatacacAACTTCTGACCCCTATGCAAAGCTTGTTTAAGGACCCCGTTTCAAAGCTCTTAAACAAGTATTTCTTCTGGCTTCCGAAAATGCATTTAAATGCTCACCTCTGATGGTCAAAACAACAGGAAATCAGAAAAATGATGAGCTATCTCGTTCAACACGTGATGAAAAATTCACAACACAACGATAATGAAgcgttttttaataatttttgcttGAGATTCaggatttaaaattaaaaaaaaaaacaatgttcaCAAATAAGCAAACAAAGTATTCGAAAATTAGATATTGTGCCGTTACGTTATTGACCAAACTGTCAATAACGTAATTCTGGacgatatttcaatttcaagtatttaaacagtttttggTAACGTAGTTTTATAATAATCGATGGAGCCCACCTCGATTAGTAAAAGTAGTTCTAGCTTTTCTGTCAAACGATACCTTCTATATAACTACAGTCATAAAACTGGTAAATAATGATGTTGCCAATTTTAGATATGAAACAAATACCTGCGTAATTTATTGTTTACGATTTTTTCTATAGATTCTTAAATATTGGTCAAAATAGTTACAGATTAGTTTGTATTATCGAATAATTATtaacaacaattgaaaatttttaacatactTTCTccaaagtaaaaattatttttttttataaaaaaaattatagatgaCTATAGAAAATTACAGATGACAGAGTTCCATATGCGTCCTAATATTCGAGCTATTTTACATTCTGATTCTatagttaattatatatatgttatgagaaatataatattcagttttttagaATGCCAGGAACAGAATACAATTTGgcaacattataattatttgtgaCTGATATATATTTAGCTGGATACGATGTATAAAGCTGACCAAAGAAGCTTTCCGCAGCTTTATATATCTGACAACTGATTAATTACAGTGATCCATTTTTATTCACTAACATTATATAGTGCTATCAGAATCAAAACAGCTAAATAAAATCGATTCAGTATAACGTTTACAGTCATTAAAGGTGTTGTGAACAATCAGGGTCATGCTTTGTCCGTTCATCtgatagaataaatatttttcgaaatggttatttaaaaactaaaaaatggcATATTCTGTAAATACAACACCACTTTTACAACAACAATTCGATTCGGAAAACGAAGACGATGGTAACGATATTGTTGTAAGGGATATTAGACCTTTATTTAAACCGGAACCCGTGGATAAATTCTATGCTacctattttatattttacatattagGTATCGTGACTTTACTAccttggaatttttttataacagcTGATGATGTGAGTAtcatttagaaatttttaagtTTGTTGTGAATATTCTACTTTATTTGCAGTATTGGATGTATAAATTTAGGAATGTTAGTAGTAATCTTAGTATTAGAGAAGATGCTCCAACGCGATCTACATTACAAGCAGAGTTTACTTCTTATTTGACTTTAACTTCGAGTTATCctaatttggtatttttaatattaaatacagTCATTAGTCATAGGTAAATAcgaattaaattataatttaatttatttatttaaaatatttgttacagAATACCTCTCAATTTAAGAATACTAGGAtcactaatttttattcttttgttaATGTTATTGACCTTGGTGCTAGTGAATATTGACACTGATAACtgtaagtgatttttttaaaatatttattcatataaacataGACAAATTTAATGAACTAGAACATAGTTTTGTTGTTGACTTTACCCGagaataattattgttaaattttctattttataacaaaaatatttttagtttaatattaatatattagagaatttttatcatcatttaaagtaaaatatacaaataattaccATTTCAGTTTTCCATTTACCACTTCCTCATTtgcaatatattattttttatcatttttaaatgtttatcaTCAAGGTTATGCattttaaatgattcatttatttttgtatgcCTTCAGTTATCACTTCTTATCTTAATTACTGAACATTTTAGTCAACATATTCTATACATATAACTAGtttgtaaaaattatgaatttttatgaagaaattcataaaaaacttgCAGTATGGATAAAATGTAATGATATTAATTGCTATCATTAGGCAAACTGGCAATAtgactaaaaataataaattttcataactgGAAACATCTTAATTCAAATATCCcctgttttaattaaatttgaataaatcagTTGTTCCTGTATCAggggaaaatatatttttaacgttGGCAGCCGTGTACTATCAATCTACAACGTTGTATGATTTATTGTTTTGGAAATCGAGGAATTACgtctgaattttttatttccgtatTTTAAGATATTCATTGGTATTTTATAAGCAAAATTAAGACCTCAAATTTGTACGTGatcaaaattttcgtgtttATATCGGTCGAATTATATGTAATCAAAgtcgaattaaatttttttgtacgaaGAACGGAAAAAAACTATAATGTGGCATCTATGTGGAGCCTGATTTATAACTTATTTGAATGGACAACAactgtttttaatatataattgggtatttttttattgtttaattaaatattaatcgTGGTTGTGTATGGTTATGGTCGatattgttaggttaggttatgttttaaataaaaaactaattgtgTATGGAACTTGATGTggttttaaatagattttaaagAGGTGGCTCCTATATGTGAAATATCTTTTATCATAATCAAAtccttttatatattatttctctgtggaatattaattttgttgttaaaagTGTTGAGTGaggaatattataaattgtGGTTTAAGTTATTTGAAGGACATTCTACTTTCAGGGCAACatggtttttttatattgacGTTACTCACAAGCTTATTCCTAAACAGTAAGTAATTTGTTTGTTCTTTTATCtctaatttgaatattcatttgtttttaatataattcattttagTAAACTTGAAAATTCAGTGAAATAATTACATAATCGAGGTGAGaagtaaaagtattttattgaaaaacgaaattaaaaGATAACAAAACTTGTAGAAAGtggtaaatttcaatttccacTTTTAAAGATTCACTAAAAACGCTTCGAAGATacatttatcttattttttttatcgtatctCGTATTTATATCAGAAAGTGAGAAATTGGATATATACAAGTTGTCCCCTAAAATAACCTATACAGAGTGTAAAATATGATGATTTACCTCAAAATTAAGTTGTATCGTTACAAGTGGGacccaaaatttcgaaaaaattaattcctttGTAACCCTTCCACTTGAAAAAACCAAATTTGGTATATTGTATGAAACTGTTAAGGGCATTAAGTAATAGTAAATGGAAAGCTATTGAAcaatcctaatttttttttatccgacaatttatttaaaaaagtttttgaataaaatagttgaaaacaTGTCgactttttaattgaaaatatcaaagttttatgaaaaattagaagagtgaagaaagttttagaatcaaattattcacgatttgaaaattaaatcaaataacagataaaaacttgtgtaaaattttaaggttatgttacTCATAATTAATGATTGATTCGATCGCCTTGTACTTATCATTACTTAATGACTAACAATCTCATATAATGTACCAAACTTTGTATTCTTCGAATAGTAGTTATAgtatagttatatatatatatatatatatatatatatatatatatatatatatatatatatatatatatatatatataacatccATATTTGGTGAATAGAATACCAATAGTTGtaattttagttttcagtcCTATTTTTGGAGGAAGTATTGTGGGAGTAGTAGGAAAGTTTTCCCCCATTTACATAACCGCTCTTATAGGGGGACAAGCATTGGGTGGAGTATTTGCAGCGTTGACTCAAATAGCTGCTTTAGCTATAGGAGCATCGTCTACACACACTGCTCTAGTTTATTTCATAATAGGAAATTGTACTATAGCTCTGgctataattttatatattctattaaCTCGatctgttttttttaaatattactcATTCGACCAAGCTGTGATAGTTAGCGACCTACAGACAAATTCTACATTACAAGATGTCGTTTCGTACAAGGTGATTTTTAAGAAGATATGGTGCTACTGTTTTTGcgctttttttatttattttatttcaatttccgCGTTTCCTGGAGTCTGCGTACTTATCGAATCCGAAGGTAAAGGGCACGGTGACAAATGGAATGGTaagtattttctttataaattatattatacacgaaatattaaatgtaaataataaatacctacaaataacctcaaatttataaacgcaaataaaaaagaagaattatcaCTTTGATTTAGATAGTTCGCGGCAATAGACAACCGGAGCGTGGCGTCACATCCGTCATATTGTTAACCTACGTTATAGTTCACTTTCCAAACAagtgtttaattaatttattgttgtATATGTTTTGTACTAGgaagtattttttttacaaaatttatgaaacgGAAAAATCACAAATCGCTAAACATATATACGATTGTCAACGCAGTGGAAACTTTGTTGATCCCTGACCTGTGATAACAATGGCGGTGGTTAACGTCAGCACTCCTATAGTTTATTGCAAAAGTTTACGTAATTTGAGACATCTGttcattttttctcaatatattaaataaaggtAAACAACAAACAAGCTATTGAGTTTAAATGTTATCTCATGAGGCTGGGAAGTTAGACCTGAAATTAGAACATAAAGTAGT
Proteins encoded in this window:
- the LOC130903957 gene encoding eukaryotic initiation factor 4A-III, encoding MAVAKRGASVFEDLSNVEFETSEDVEVIDKFKNMNLKEELLRGIFAYGFEKPSAIQQRAIKPIMKGRDVIAQAQSGTGKTATFSISILQALDLTMRETQVLCLSPTRELAVQIQKVILALGDFMNVQCHACIGGTNLGEDIRKLDYGQHVVSGTPGRVYDMIRRRALRTRSVKMLVLDEADEMLNKGFKEQIYDVYRFLPPSTQVVLISATLPHEILEITSKFMTDPIRILVKRDELTLEGIKQFFVAVEREEWKFDTLCDLYDTLTITQAVIFCNTKRKVDWLTEKMRENNFTVSSMHGDMPQKERDNIMKEFRSGQSRVLITTDVWARGIDVQQVSLVINYDLPNNRELYIHRIGRSGRFGRKGVAINFVKSDDIRILRDIEQYYSTQIDEMPMNVADLI
- the LOC130903807 gene encoding U6 snRNA-associated Sm-like protein LSm6 — encoded protein: MSRKEALSSFIQQIHGRPVVVKLNSGVDYRGVLACLDGYMNIALEQTEEYVNGQLKNKFGDAFIRGNNVLYISTQKRRY
- the LOC130904011 gene encoding equilibrative nucleoside transporter 3-like, whose product is MAYSVNTTPLLQQQFDSENEDDGNDIVVRDIRPLFKPEPVDKFYATYFIFYILGIVTLLPWNFFITADDYWMYKFRNVSSNLSIREDAPTRSTLQAEFTSYLTLTSSYPNLVFLILNTVISHRIPLNLRILGSLIFILLLMLLTLVLVNIDTDNWQHGFFILTLLTSLFLNIFSPIFGGSIVGVVGKFSPIYITALIGGQALGGVFAALTQIAALAIGASSTHTALVYFIIGNCTIALAIILYILLTRSVFFKYYSFDQAVIVSDLQTNSTLQDVVSYKVIFKKIWCYCFCAFFIYFISISAFPGVCVLIESEGKGHGDKWNDVYFVPTITYLLFSIGDYSGRIIAGRILKPKNIILITILTVSRLIFIPLILLCNAQPRYHLAVVFDRDYQYILIQFIFAFTNGYMTNIIQILTSKVVDRHEREIASCMTVVFIGTGAAIGSTLSLFLVRLL